The following are encoded in a window of Acyrthosiphon pisum isolate AL4f unplaced genomic scaffold, pea_aphid_22Mar2018_4r6ur Scaffold_21404;HRSCAF=23888, whole genome shotgun sequence genomic DNA:
- the LOC115034876 gene encoding uncharacterized protein LOC115034876, with product MAVFGIASENVNDEISNFQMGRYVSTNEALWRLLSFQIHERYPTVVHLAVHLENGQRVYFTEANAAQRAERPPSTTLTSFFAMCEADPFAATLMYVEMPKYYTWNQSTKKFQRRKQGTPVPDWPQVFSTDALVVCTLFILETMNVFICDCC from the coding sequence ATGGCTGTGTTTGGTATTGCGTCGGAAAATGTGAATGACGAAATCAGCAACTTCCAAATGGGAAGATACGTCAGTACTAATGAAGCACTGTGGCGATTATTGTCATTTCAAATTCATGAAAGATATCCTACAGTTGTACATTTAGCAGTGCATTTGGAAAATGGCCAAAGAGTTTACTTCACTGAGGCTAATGCGGCACAACGAGCTGAGAGACCACCATCGACAACATTGACTAGCTTCTTTGCAATGTGTGAAGCAGATCCATTCGCAGCGACGCTGATGTACGTTGAAATGCCCAAGTACTACACTTGGAATCAATCAACAAAGAAATTCCAACGTCGCAAACAAGGAACCCCAGTTCCAGACTGGCCACAGGTGTTTTCAACTGATGCACTAGTCGTATGTACACTGTTCATCCTAGAAACgatgaatgtttttatttgcGACTGCTGTTAG